The following proteins are co-located in the Penaeus vannamei isolate JL-2024 chromosome 34, ASM4276789v1, whole genome shotgun sequence genome:
- the LOC113814510 gene encoding exportin-T isoform X1: MSLAIYSADTQVVRMATLTFEDCSLVGNCERAQEGVAGGASCAGLSRKMDAQMLHGLWAPDNHQQHTQALEYLQQLRESNDGWQMCGATLSTGGSQLDEKVKFVCLQVLEHYSRTGYLSATPEEQSLFRQQLSQWMTALCMQTEPEKVYIQNKTAQLLSLVFVVDYPARWPSFIADLLSMLQLGPQAVNLYLKILLAIDAEVVDREIMHSQAETERNTRIKDTMREHCVVDLTNSWYDILVKYEKTNAELVCQCHDVIGAYIAWIDISLIANDRFVCKLVDHLKEPLLREAAADCIHEIITKGMDPVTKAQLIESFVTVLDQAGVLKPVDDDDSDFLVKLARLINGIGVQLILAWQKLDKKDAEKREMVRYAIENKVTLLLTFMASDYDDISAAVFDFARDYIQLIKQIGCITDVERGLLENMLYVVIAKTKYDESYNFEQAGEDEAMFDEYRKKLKVVFDNLAALIPELVLKVSKDYVITTLNRWQGSSYEDVEAAVSLLYSLGEALPASHGNHFSGPCQVGDPDLHQGHVSQVKTSTMQEMMRLLVTSGVSGHSHPAVSLQYFECVARYEKFFACEPQYIPGMLTAFLDVRGMRNRSPRVRSRTSYLFSRIVRCLKSHIINYTEDILGQLSELLVMAPPDNGQITPLLTNDDQLYVFEAAAMLIVSGSAEPQRKEMMMRNLLSPVFSKVTLLAERLAQEQDPIRQMNIAKSICHATSVTARTSKAFSNQNSMQDCGCVQLYLDAMQLFISCLNVGVEREMVGSGVRQLMHRLVVCLDGRSLMPLLPPASQALLHTPSPTILTEYLPLINQTITKFQKEISPFLQSIFVPLVSAIFSALSEPIEENDEEERRTRRLLQRNYYLFLTTIVSNNLLDVMASLDSNIFNQVLMSVVQGAVEFPDPVAQKNCFVILRRLTEAWGDKDTGPPGFLEFLYTQVVPACFLAPLKTTFDLNDAQTILALHESVMCLQSIYKKRGEELISYLRSEYLPKMELSPDLISEYCQALTSDAKFFRNYSKLFFQRAKS, translated from the exons ATGTCATTGGCGATCTATAGTGCCGACACACAGGTAGTCAGGATGGCGACGTTGACATTTGAAG aCTGTAGTTTGGTTGGCAACTGTGAACGGGCCCAGGAAGGTGTAGCTGGAGGAGCCAGCTGTGCCGGTCTCTCTCGCAAAATGGATGCCCAGATGCTGCACGGCCTTTGGGCTCCTGACAATCACCAGCAACATACTCAA GCTCTAGAATACCTTCAACAACTGCGTGAGAGCAATGATGGCTGGCAGATGTGTGGGGCAACGCTTAGCACAGGTGGATCACAACTGGATGAGAAAGTCAAGTTCGTTTGTTTACAG GTGCTAGAGCATTACTCACGCACTGGCTACCTCAGTGCCACACCAGAGGAACAGTCCCTCTTTAGACAACAACTTTCCCAGTGGATGACAGCTCTCTGCATGCAAACTGaaccagagaaa GTATATATCCAGAACAAGACGGCACAGTTATTATCCCTGGTATTTGTTGTGGACTATCCAGCACGCTGGCCATCGTTTATTGCCGACCTTTTATCTATGCTTCAGCTTGGACCACAAGCTGTTAATTTGTACCTGAAGATTCTGCTGGCTATTGATGCtgag GTTGTTGATCGTGAAATAATGCATTCACAAGCTGAGACTGAACGGAATACTAGGATCAAAGATACCATGAGAGAACATTGTGTAGTAGACCTCACCAATTCCTGGTATGACATTTTG GTTAAGTATGAGAAAACCAATGCTGAGCTGGTGTGTCAGTGTCATGATGTCATTGGTGCATACATTGCCTGGATTGATATCTCTCTTATTGCTAATGATAG ATTTGTGTGCAAGTTGGTAGACCACTTGAAAGAACCTCTATTACGGGAAGCGGCAGCAGATTGCATCCATGAGATTATCACTAAGGGTATGGACCCTGTCACAAAGGCACAGCTTATCGAATCCTTTGTTACAGTCCTGGACCAGGCTGGTGTCTTGAAACCTGTTGAT GATGATGATTCGGACTTTCTTGTTAAGCTTGCGCGACTAATTAATGGTATTGGTGTTCAACTTATTCTTGCTTGGCAAAA ATTAGACAAGAAAGAtgctgaaaaaagagaaatggttcGATATGCTATAGAAAACAAAGTAACGTTACTCCTGACCTTCATGGCTAGTGATTATGATGACATATCCGCTGCAGTTTTTGATTTTGCTCGGGATTATATTCAG TTGATAAAGCAGATTGGTTGCATCACTGATGTTGAAAGAGGGTTGCTAGAGAATATGTTATATGTAGTTATTGCTAAAACAAAATACGACGAGTCCTATAACTTTGAACAAGCTGGGGAGGATGAAGCCATGTTTGATGAATATCGTAAGAAATTGAAAGTTGTGTTTGATAATTTAGCAGCTTTGATTCCGGAACTTGTGTTAAAA GTCAGCAAGGATTATGTCATTACAACGCTAAACAGATGGCAGGGATCATCGTATGAAGACGTTGAGGCAGCTGTCTCTCTTCTCTACAGCTTGGGCGAGGCTCTCCCCGCTTCTCATGGCAACCACTTCTCTGGGCCCTGCCAGGTGGGTGACCCGGATCTCCATCAGGGACATGTGTCACAG GTCAAAACTTCCACTATGCAAGAAATGATGCGTTTGCTGGTAACATCTGGCGTGTCTGGGCACTCTCATCCAGCTGTTTCCCTCCAATATTTTGAGTGTGTTGCACGCTATGAAAAATTCTTTGCCTGCGAGCCTCAGTACATACCTGGCATGTTGACGGCATTCTTAGATGTCCGGGGCATGCGAAATCGAAGCCCTAGA GTACGCAGTCGAACAAGTTATCTTTTTTCACGTATCGTACGGTGTCTTAAGAGTCACATCATTAACTACACAGAAGATATTTTGGGGCAACTCTCTGAACTCCTAGTGATGGCACCTCCAGATAATGGACAAA TAACTCCACTCCTGACAAATGATGATCAGCTGTATGTGTTTGAAGCTGCTGCAATGTTGATTGTGTCTGGCAGTGCTGAGCCACAGcggaaggagatgatgatgagaaactTACTATCCCCTGTATTTAGCAAAGTCACTCTTCTTGCTGAGAGGTTAGCACAGGAACAGGACCCTATTAGGCAG ATGAACATTGCAAAGAGTATATGCCATGCAACATCTGTGACTGCAAGGACTTCTAAGGCATTTTCAAACCAAAATTCCATGCAAGACTGTGGTTGTGTACAGCTGTATCTTGATGCTATGCAGCTTTTTATCAGCTGTCTCAAT GTTGGAGTAGAGCGAGAGATGGTTGGTTCTGGTGTTCGGCAGTTGATGCACAGATTAGTGGTCTGTCTGGATGGAAGGAGCTTGATGCCACTGCTTCCTCCTGCATCTCAAGCTCTTCTTCATACACCTTCACCTACAATCTTAACAGAGTACCTGCCGCTTATCAACCAGACCATCACCAAATTCCAG aaaGAAATCAGTCCATTTCTGCAGAGCATCTTTGTCCCACTGGTGTCTGCAATCTTCTCAGCCCTCTCAGAACCCATtgaagagaatgatgaagaagagaggagaacgcGGAGACTACTCCAACGGAATTACTACCTCTTCCTGACAACTATTGTGTCTAATAACCTTCTTGATGTTATGGCTTCCTTAGATTCTAACATCTTTAATCAG GTTCTGATGTCAGTAGTGCAAGGAGCTGTAGAATTTCCAGATCCTGTGGCACAGAAGAATTGTTTTGTAATACTGCGACGACTCACTGAGGCATGGGGAGACAAGGACACAGGTCCACCAGGTTTCTTGGAATTTCTCTACACGCAG GTTGTTCCAGCATGCTTCCTTGCTCCACTCAAGACCACTTTTGATCTGAATGATGCTCAGACCATTCTTGCTCTCCATGAATCAGTCATGTGTCTGCAATCCATCTACAAGAAACGTGGAGAGGAACTGATTTCTTACTTGCGCTCTGAATACTTGCCAAAGATGGAGCTCTCACCAGACTTAATTAGTGAATACTGTCAAGCCCTTACATCTGATGCCAAGTTCTTCAGAAATTATAGTAAATTGTTCTTTCAGAGAGCTAAGTCGTGA
- the LOC113814510 gene encoding exportin-T isoform X2, with amino-acid sequence MDAQMLHGLWAPDNHQQHTQALEYLQQLRESNDGWQMCGATLSTGGSQLDEKVKFVCLQVLEHYSRTGYLSATPEEQSLFRQQLSQWMTALCMQTEPEKVYIQNKTAQLLSLVFVVDYPARWPSFIADLLSMLQLGPQAVNLYLKILLAIDAEVVDREIMHSQAETERNTRIKDTMREHCVVDLTNSWYDILVKYEKTNAELVCQCHDVIGAYIAWIDISLIANDRFVCKLVDHLKEPLLREAAADCIHEIITKGMDPVTKAQLIESFVTVLDQAGVLKPVDDDDSDFLVKLARLINGIGVQLILAWQKLDKKDAEKREMVRYAIENKVTLLLTFMASDYDDISAAVFDFARDYIQLIKQIGCITDVERGLLENMLYVVIAKTKYDESYNFEQAGEDEAMFDEYRKKLKVVFDNLAALIPELVLKVSKDYVITTLNRWQGSSYEDVEAAVSLLYSLGEALPASHGNHFSGPCQVGDPDLHQGHVSQVKTSTMQEMMRLLVTSGVSGHSHPAVSLQYFECVARYEKFFACEPQYIPGMLTAFLDVRGMRNRSPRVRSRTSYLFSRIVRCLKSHIINYTEDILGQLSELLVMAPPDNGQITPLLTNDDQLYVFEAAAMLIVSGSAEPQRKEMMMRNLLSPVFSKVTLLAERLAQEQDPIRQMNIAKSICHATSVTARTSKAFSNQNSMQDCGCVQLYLDAMQLFISCLNVGVEREMVGSGVRQLMHRLVVCLDGRSLMPLLPPASQALLHTPSPTILTEYLPLINQTITKFQKEISPFLQSIFVPLVSAIFSALSEPIEENDEEERRTRRLLQRNYYLFLTTIVSNNLLDVMASLDSNIFNQVLMSVVQGAVEFPDPVAQKNCFVILRRLTEAWGDKDTGPPGFLEFLYTQVVPACFLAPLKTTFDLNDAQTILALHESVMCLQSIYKKRGEELISYLRSEYLPKMELSPDLISEYCQALTSDAKFFRNYSKLFFQRAKS; translated from the exons ATGGATGCCCAGATGCTGCACGGCCTTTGGGCTCCTGACAATCACCAGCAACATACTCAA GCTCTAGAATACCTTCAACAACTGCGTGAGAGCAATGATGGCTGGCAGATGTGTGGGGCAACGCTTAGCACAGGTGGATCACAACTGGATGAGAAAGTCAAGTTCGTTTGTTTACAG GTGCTAGAGCATTACTCACGCACTGGCTACCTCAGTGCCACACCAGAGGAACAGTCCCTCTTTAGACAACAACTTTCCCAGTGGATGACAGCTCTCTGCATGCAAACTGaaccagagaaa GTATATATCCAGAACAAGACGGCACAGTTATTATCCCTGGTATTTGTTGTGGACTATCCAGCACGCTGGCCATCGTTTATTGCCGACCTTTTATCTATGCTTCAGCTTGGACCACAAGCTGTTAATTTGTACCTGAAGATTCTGCTGGCTATTGATGCtgag GTTGTTGATCGTGAAATAATGCATTCACAAGCTGAGACTGAACGGAATACTAGGATCAAAGATACCATGAGAGAACATTGTGTAGTAGACCTCACCAATTCCTGGTATGACATTTTG GTTAAGTATGAGAAAACCAATGCTGAGCTGGTGTGTCAGTGTCATGATGTCATTGGTGCATACATTGCCTGGATTGATATCTCTCTTATTGCTAATGATAG ATTTGTGTGCAAGTTGGTAGACCACTTGAAAGAACCTCTATTACGGGAAGCGGCAGCAGATTGCATCCATGAGATTATCACTAAGGGTATGGACCCTGTCACAAAGGCACAGCTTATCGAATCCTTTGTTACAGTCCTGGACCAGGCTGGTGTCTTGAAACCTGTTGAT GATGATGATTCGGACTTTCTTGTTAAGCTTGCGCGACTAATTAATGGTATTGGTGTTCAACTTATTCTTGCTTGGCAAAA ATTAGACAAGAAAGAtgctgaaaaaagagaaatggttcGATATGCTATAGAAAACAAAGTAACGTTACTCCTGACCTTCATGGCTAGTGATTATGATGACATATCCGCTGCAGTTTTTGATTTTGCTCGGGATTATATTCAG TTGATAAAGCAGATTGGTTGCATCACTGATGTTGAAAGAGGGTTGCTAGAGAATATGTTATATGTAGTTATTGCTAAAACAAAATACGACGAGTCCTATAACTTTGAACAAGCTGGGGAGGATGAAGCCATGTTTGATGAATATCGTAAGAAATTGAAAGTTGTGTTTGATAATTTAGCAGCTTTGATTCCGGAACTTGTGTTAAAA GTCAGCAAGGATTATGTCATTACAACGCTAAACAGATGGCAGGGATCATCGTATGAAGACGTTGAGGCAGCTGTCTCTCTTCTCTACAGCTTGGGCGAGGCTCTCCCCGCTTCTCATGGCAACCACTTCTCTGGGCCCTGCCAGGTGGGTGACCCGGATCTCCATCAGGGACATGTGTCACAG GTCAAAACTTCCACTATGCAAGAAATGATGCGTTTGCTGGTAACATCTGGCGTGTCTGGGCACTCTCATCCAGCTGTTTCCCTCCAATATTTTGAGTGTGTTGCACGCTATGAAAAATTCTTTGCCTGCGAGCCTCAGTACATACCTGGCATGTTGACGGCATTCTTAGATGTCCGGGGCATGCGAAATCGAAGCCCTAGA GTACGCAGTCGAACAAGTTATCTTTTTTCACGTATCGTACGGTGTCTTAAGAGTCACATCATTAACTACACAGAAGATATTTTGGGGCAACTCTCTGAACTCCTAGTGATGGCACCTCCAGATAATGGACAAA TAACTCCACTCCTGACAAATGATGATCAGCTGTATGTGTTTGAAGCTGCTGCAATGTTGATTGTGTCTGGCAGTGCTGAGCCACAGcggaaggagatgatgatgagaaactTACTATCCCCTGTATTTAGCAAAGTCACTCTTCTTGCTGAGAGGTTAGCACAGGAACAGGACCCTATTAGGCAG ATGAACATTGCAAAGAGTATATGCCATGCAACATCTGTGACTGCAAGGACTTCTAAGGCATTTTCAAACCAAAATTCCATGCAAGACTGTGGTTGTGTACAGCTGTATCTTGATGCTATGCAGCTTTTTATCAGCTGTCTCAAT GTTGGAGTAGAGCGAGAGATGGTTGGTTCTGGTGTTCGGCAGTTGATGCACAGATTAGTGGTCTGTCTGGATGGAAGGAGCTTGATGCCACTGCTTCCTCCTGCATCTCAAGCTCTTCTTCATACACCTTCACCTACAATCTTAACAGAGTACCTGCCGCTTATCAACCAGACCATCACCAAATTCCAG aaaGAAATCAGTCCATTTCTGCAGAGCATCTTTGTCCCACTGGTGTCTGCAATCTTCTCAGCCCTCTCAGAACCCATtgaagagaatgatgaagaagagaggagaacgcGGAGACTACTCCAACGGAATTACTACCTCTTCCTGACAACTATTGTGTCTAATAACCTTCTTGATGTTATGGCTTCCTTAGATTCTAACATCTTTAATCAG GTTCTGATGTCAGTAGTGCAAGGAGCTGTAGAATTTCCAGATCCTGTGGCACAGAAGAATTGTTTTGTAATACTGCGACGACTCACTGAGGCATGGGGAGACAAGGACACAGGTCCACCAGGTTTCTTGGAATTTCTCTACACGCAG GTTGTTCCAGCATGCTTCCTTGCTCCACTCAAGACCACTTTTGATCTGAATGATGCTCAGACCATTCTTGCTCTCCATGAATCAGTCATGTGTCTGCAATCCATCTACAAGAAACGTGGAGAGGAACTGATTTCTTACTTGCGCTCTGAATACTTGCCAAAGATGGAGCTCTCACCAGACTTAATTAGTGAATACTGTCAAGCCCTTACATCTGATGCCAAGTTCTTCAGAAATTATAGTAAATTGTTCTTTCAGAGAGCTAAGTCGTGA